A single genomic interval of Longimicrobium sp. harbors:
- the ybgF gene encoding tol-pal system protein YbgF, whose protein sequence is MRGAALAALALPLLAGCIATKQDIRDLQLGMATQQARQDSMVAVLIARTEAMLDSLSDQNVRLRGDVANRLVSIDRQLVQIQELSGQNQAQLGELRRQVDVAAEEARRASAAAQRADANDREEDEAADPQELFDAALAALRRGSVATARGGFEEFLRAAPEHRLAPDAQYNIGQSYEQGRDVPAAITAYERVLSEYATSGRAPAALLRIGRLELGRGNRTQARTRLNQVVQRFPRSPEAAEARTELQRLGTR, encoded by the coding sequence GTGAGGGGCGCGGCGCTGGCGGCGCTCGCCCTTCCCCTGCTGGCCGGCTGCATCGCCACCAAGCAGGACATCCGCGACCTGCAGCTGGGAATGGCCACGCAGCAGGCCCGGCAGGACTCCATGGTGGCCGTGCTGATTGCGCGCACCGAGGCCATGCTCGACAGCCTCAGCGACCAGAACGTCCGGCTGCGCGGCGACGTCGCCAACCGGCTGGTGAGCATCGACCGGCAGCTGGTGCAGATCCAGGAATTGAGCGGGCAGAACCAGGCGCAGCTGGGCGAGCTGCGCCGCCAGGTGGACGTGGCCGCCGAAGAGGCGCGCCGCGCCTCGGCCGCCGCCCAGCGCGCGGACGCCAACGATCGGGAAGAGGACGAGGCGGCGGACCCGCAGGAACTGTTCGACGCGGCGCTCGCGGCGCTCCGGCGCGGGTCGGTCGCCACGGCGCGGGGCGGCTTCGAGGAGTTCCTGCGCGCGGCCCCCGAGCACCGGCTGGCGCCCGATGCCCAGTACAACATCGGGCAGAGCTACGAGCAGGGGCGCGACGTGCCGGCCGCCATCACCGCCTACGAGCGCGTCCTGAGCGAGTACGCCACCTCCGGCCGCGCGCCCGCGGCGCTGCTGCGCATCGGGCGGCTGGAATTGGGACGCGGCAACCGCACGCAGGCCCGCACCCGGCTGAACCAGGTGGTGCAGCGGTTCCCCCGCAGCCCCGAGGCGGCCGAGGCGCGGACGGAGCTTCAGCGGCTGGGGACCCGGTGA
- the pal gene encoding peptidoglycan-associated lipoprotein Pal — MNLRHAVVIALVPMMALGACKKRPVVTTAPTPDATTESAADRARADSIRIANEREAAERDRAERERTERERLARETAGAREVLTEIVFFEYDSNEITPTAAEILQLKAAVLQANPGVRLRVEGHADQRGSTEYNLALGQRRAEAVRAYLANYGVNADRFTTVSLGKERPLAEGEGEEAFARNRRVEFAIASGEVRVVPEELR; from the coding sequence ATGAACCTTCGCCACGCCGTGGTCATCGCCCTCGTCCCCATGATGGCCCTGGGCGCGTGCAAGAAGCGCCCGGTCGTCACCACCGCGCCCACCCCGGACGCCACGACCGAGAGCGCCGCCGACCGCGCGCGCGCGGACTCCATCCGCATCGCCAACGAGCGCGAGGCCGCCGAGCGCGACCGCGCCGAGCGCGAGCGGACGGAACGCGAGCGCCTGGCGCGCGAAACCGCGGGGGCCCGCGAGGTGCTCACCGAGATCGTGTTCTTCGAGTACGACAGCAACGAGATCACCCCCACCGCGGCGGAGATCCTGCAGCTGAAGGCGGCCGTGCTGCAGGCCAACCCCGGCGTCCGCCTGCGCGTGGAAGGCCACGCCGACCAGCGCGGCAGCACCGAGTACAACCTGGCGCTGGGCCAGCGCCGCGCCGAGGCGGTGCGCGCGTACCTGGCCAACTACGGCGTGAACGCCGACCGCTTCACCACCGTCAGCCTGGGCAAGGAGCGCCCGCTGGCCGAGGGCGAGGGCGAAGAGGCGTTCGCGCGCAACCGGCGCGTGGAGTTCGCCATTGCATCCGGCGAGGTGCGCGTGGTGCCCGAGGAGCTGCGGTGA